One stretch of Pseudomonas azotoformans DNA includes these proteins:
- the modC gene encoding molybdenum ABC transporter ATP-binding protein produces MINVRLNLKYAGFALDVDLHLPGRGVTALYGHSGSGKTTCLRCIAGLERAEDGFIQINDEVWQDSRNGLYVPPHKRALGYVFQEASLFPHLSVRANLEFGLKRIPRQQRRVDMAQATELLGIGHLLDRHPQHLSGGERQRIGIARALLTSPSLLLMDEPLAALDSQRKGEILPYLERLHDELDIPVLYVSHAQDEVARLADHIVLLSGGKALASGPIGETLARLDLPLARGDDAGVVINGTVSAYDDHYQLLTLQLPASALHMRVAHAPLALGKALRIKVQARDVSLSLQAEEHSSILNRLPVTVTQEIAADNSAHVLVRLDAGGTPLLARITRFSRDQLQLRPGQTLWAQIKAVAVLA; encoded by the coding sequence ATGATCAATGTACGCCTTAACCTCAAGTACGCGGGCTTTGCCCTCGACGTGGACCTGCACCTGCCCGGCCGTGGCGTGACCGCGCTGTACGGGCATTCCGGCTCCGGCAAGACCACCTGCCTGCGTTGCATCGCCGGGCTGGAGCGCGCCGAGGACGGTTTTATCCAGATCAATGATGAGGTCTGGCAAGACAGTCGTAACGGGCTGTACGTGCCGCCGCATAAGCGTGCGCTGGGCTACGTGTTTCAGGAGGCCAGCCTGTTCCCGCACCTGTCAGTGCGCGCCAACCTGGAGTTTGGCCTCAAGCGCATCCCGCGCCAACAGCGCCGGGTGGACATGGCCCAGGCGACTGAGTTGCTGGGCATCGGCCATCTGCTCGACCGCCACCCCCAGCACCTCTCCGGCGGTGAGCGTCAGCGCATCGGCATCGCCCGCGCCTTGCTCACCAGCCCGAGCCTGCTGCTGATGGATGAGCCGCTGGCTGCCCTCGACAGTCAGCGCAAAGGTGAAATCCTGCCGTACCTCGAACGCCTGCACGATGAACTGGATATCCCGGTGCTGTACGTCAGCCATGCGCAGGATGAAGTGGCACGCCTGGCCGATCACATCGTGCTGCTCAGCGGCGGCAAGGCCCTGGCCAGCGGCCCCATCGGTGAAACGTTGGCGCGGCTCGACCTGCCCCTGGCGCGGGGTGACGATGCCGGTGTGGTCATCAATGGCACGGTCAGCGCCTACGACGACCACTACCAATTGCTCACCCTGCAACTGCCCGCCAGCGCCCTGCACATGCGCGTGGCCCACGCACCGCTGGCGCTGGGCAAGGCGCTGCGCATCAAGGTGCAGGCACGGGATGTGAGCCTCAGCCTGCAAGCCGAGGAGCACAGCAGCATCCTCAACCGCCTGCCGGTCACCGTCACCCAGGAAATTGCCGCGGACAACAGCGCCCACGTGCTGGTGCGCCTGGACGCGGGAGGCACGCCGTTGCTGGCGCGCATCACGCGCTTCTCCCGCGACCAGTTGCAACTGCGCCCCGGCCAAACGCTCTGGGCGCAGATCAAGGCGGTCGCCGTGCTGGCTTGA
- a CDS encoding DNA topoisomerase IB, translating into MSDSALPRDLHYVDDTQPGIRRKTLRGKFQYFDPKGERIRDADEIKRLNALAVPPAYTDVWICADPQGHLQATGRDARGRKQYRYHPRWREVRDSDKYSRLQEFGNALPKLRKQLEAQIAEPGFNREKVLATVVMLLDATLIRVGNTQYARDNKSYGLTTLRTRHVDVKGSEIQFQFRGKSGVEHQISVKDRRLATVVKRCMELPGQNLFQYLDEDGERHTVSSQDVNDYLHRLTGADFTAKDYRTWAGTAMALAVLRELEWQPESDAKRHVVAMVKDVARQLGNTPAVCRKCYIHPAVLEHFSLGELSKLPKPRLRKGLKAEEVALAMFLEQLAADLPKKAKAG; encoded by the coding sequence ATGTCCGACTCTGCGCTGCCCCGCGACCTGCATTACGTTGACGACACCCAGCCCGGCATCCGTCGCAAGACGCTGCGAGGCAAGTTCCAGTACTTCGATCCCAAGGGCGAGCGCATCCGCGACGCAGACGAGATCAAGCGCCTGAATGCCCTGGCCGTACCGCCGGCCTACACCGACGTGTGGATCTGCGCCGACCCGCAGGGCCATCTGCAAGCCACCGGCCGCGATGCGCGCGGGCGCAAGCAGTACCGCTATCACCCGCGTTGGCGTGAGGTGCGCGACAGCGACAAGTACTCGCGCCTGCAGGAATTCGGCAACGCCTTGCCGAAGCTGCGCAAACAGCTGGAAGCGCAAATCGCCGAACCCGGTTTCAACCGCGAAAAAGTATTGGCCACCGTGGTGATGCTGCTGGACGCCACCCTGATCCGCGTCGGCAATACACAATATGCGCGGGACAACAAATCCTACGGGCTGACCACCCTGCGCACCCGTCATGTGGACGTGAAAGGCAGCGAAATCCAGTTCCAGTTTCGCGGCAAGAGCGGCGTCGAGCACCAGATCAGCGTCAAGGACCGGCGCCTGGCCACGGTGGTCAAGCGCTGCATGGAGCTGCCGGGGCAGAACCTGTTTCAGTACCTGGACGAAGACGGCGAGCGACACACCGTCAGTTCCCAGGACGTCAATGACTACCTGCATCGCCTGACCGGTGCGGACTTCACCGCTAAGGACTACCGCACCTGGGCCGGCACGGCCATGGCGCTGGCGGTGTTGCGCGAGCTGGAATGGCAGCCTGAGTCGGATGCCAAGCGCCATGTGGTGGCGATGGTCAAGGATGTCGCCAGGCAACTGGGCAACACCCCGGCGGTGTGTCGCAAGTGTTACATCCACCCTGCCGTGCTGGAGCACTTCAGCCTCGGTGAACTCTCCAAATTGCCCAAGCCGAGACTGCGCAAAGGGCTCAAGGCCGAAGAAGTAGCGTTGGCGATGTTCCTTGAGCAACTGGCGGCGGACTTGCCGAAAAAAGCCAAGGCGGGTTAG
- a CDS encoding ABC-F family ATP-binding cassette domain-containing protein has product MTDVNRLPVLVSLQHLSFQFANGDTLLDDLNLSIDYTPTGIVGRNGRGKSVLAKLIAGRLSPSSGSLNCPHSVVYIAQNAVVAPGDTVADITGTAAILNALERMARGTPQIDDLELIDDRWDLAERLRSDLNAAGLSQLSFDTPTYQLSGGQLARVAVIGALLAAPQLLVLDEPTNHLDGDGRAWLLRVLDEWRGGLVVVSHDRQLLNAMGRIIELSPLGVNLYGGNYDAYRQQREAEQTAAVATLEHARLERSREKRRLQHDHDNLQRHAARSRKHAETANVDRFTKARWKGAATQILNTVRSAHEQHKQALDTQVRQAYARVEDETPTLLALPASAVPNGRQVLSLIDAQLPWLPSTCLNVHLAGPVRVAVRGPNGCGKSTLLKVLAGQWHAERGECHVHVPSAYIDQHLALLDDHRSIVEQLNLLDTPLAQGELRTRLALLHLDALRVTQPAGQLSGGERLKAAMAVALWRAVPAQLLLLDEPTNHLDLESVMAFEQALQCFTGAMLVVSHDAAFVQAIKPTHFLDRQHTGWTLDPA; this is encoded by the coding sequence ATGACTGACGTCAACCGGCTGCCCGTGCTTGTTTCCCTGCAACACTTATCCTTCCAGTTCGCCAATGGCGACACGCTGCTGGATGACCTGAACCTGTCCATCGATTACACCCCCACCGGCATCGTGGGGCGCAATGGTCGAGGTAAAAGCGTACTCGCCAAATTGATCGCGGGGCGGTTGTCGCCCTCCTCCGGCTCGTTGAATTGCCCGCACAGCGTGGTGTATATAGCGCAGAACGCCGTGGTAGCGCCAGGCGATACTGTCGCCGATATTACCGGCACGGCAGCGATATTGAACGCCCTTGAGCGCATGGCCCGTGGCACCCCACAGATCGATGACCTCGAATTGATTGATGATCGCTGGGACTTGGCCGAGCGGTTGCGCAGTGACTTGAATGCCGCAGGGTTGTCGCAGCTTTCTTTTGACACTCCGACCTATCAACTCAGCGGCGGCCAGTTAGCCAGGGTTGCGGTCATTGGCGCGCTGCTGGCCGCGCCACAGTTGCTGGTGCTCGATGAGCCTACCAACCACCTCGACGGCGATGGCCGCGCCTGGCTGCTGCGTGTCCTCGACGAATGGCGTGGCGGCCTGGTGGTGGTCAGTCATGATCGGCAATTACTCAATGCCATGGGGCGCATCATTGAACTGTCGCCGCTCGGCGTAAACCTGTATGGCGGGAACTATGACGCCTATCGACAACAGCGCGAGGCTGAACAAACCGCCGCCGTCGCCACGCTGGAACACGCTCGCCTGGAACGCAGCCGCGAAAAGCGGCGCCTGCAACACGACCACGACAACCTGCAACGCCATGCCGCCCGCTCACGCAAACATGCGGAAACGGCCAACGTCGATCGCTTCACCAAAGCGCGCTGGAAAGGCGCCGCCACGCAAATCCTCAACACCGTACGCAGCGCGCATGAGCAACACAAACAGGCGCTGGATACCCAGGTGCGCCAAGCCTATGCACGGGTCGAGGATGAAACACCGACGCTGTTGGCATTGCCTGCTTCAGCGGTGCCCAACGGGCGACAGGTGCTGTCGTTGATCGACGCGCAATTACCCTGGCTGCCGTCGACCTGCCTCAACGTCCACCTCGCCGGCCCGGTGCGTGTGGCGGTGCGTGGGCCCAACGGTTGCGGCAAATCCACGCTGCTCAAAGTGCTGGCGGGACAATGGCATGCAGAACGCGGCGAATGCCACGTGCACGTACCCAGCGCCTACATCGATCAGCACCTCGCGCTGCTCGACGACCATCGCTCCATCGTCGAACAACTTAACCTGTTGGACACCCCGCTGGCGCAAGGCGAATTACGCACGCGCCTGGCCCTACTGCACCTGGATGCCCTGCGCGTGACCCAACCCGCCGGGCAACTCAGCGGCGGCGAACGTTTGAAAGCCGCGATGGCGGTAGCCCTGTGGCGTGCAGTGCCAGCGCAATTGCTGTTGTTGGACGAACCGACCAACCACTTGGACCTGGAGTCGGTGATGGCTTTTGAGCAGGCGCTGCAGTGTTTCACCGGGGCCATGCTGGTGGTGTCCCATGACGCAGCGTTTGTGCAGGCGATCAAACCGACACATTTCCTGGACCGGCAGCACACGGGCTGGACCCTGGACCCTGCCTGA
- a CDS encoding YoaK family protein, translating into MLPSPRKPSANAALVHRQRWQGRVGLMLVASLSVLAGMTDAIGFMASGDFVSFMSGNTTRLAVAISAGDLGLTGRLLSLVATFVVGNVLGVVVSRLSRRHALPLLLCIAALLCGGALLPFADTLPALLAAIIAMGMLNAAVEEVNGLPVGLTYVTGALSRFGRGLGRWLLGERRNGWRVQLIPWAGMFVGAVIGALLEQQLGLKALIVSGVLAGLLGLVSLKIPRRWHLGFMPR; encoded by the coding sequence ATGCTGCCTTCGCCGCGCAAACCCTCCGCCAATGCGGCACTGGTCCATCGACAGCGCTGGCAGGGCCGCGTCGGGCTGATGCTGGTGGCCAGCCTGTCGGTGCTGGCGGGCATGACCGATGCCATCGGCTTCATGGCCAGCGGCGACTTTGTTTCGTTCATGAGTGGCAATACCACGCGGCTGGCGGTGGCAATCAGTGCAGGCGATCTCGGCCTGACAGGGCGGCTGCTGTCACTGGTGGCGACCTTTGTGGTGGGTAACGTGCTGGGCGTGGTGGTCAGCCGACTCAGCCGTCGCCATGCCCTGCCCTTGCTGCTGTGTATTGCCGCCTTGCTGTGCGGCGGTGCACTGCTGCCCTTCGCCGATACATTGCCCGCGCTGCTGGCGGCGATCATCGCGATGGGCATGCTCAATGCTGCGGTGGAAGAGGTCAACGGGCTGCCGGTGGGCCTGACTTACGTCACTGGTGCACTGTCACGTTTTGGTCGCGGGCTGGGGCGCTGGCTGCTGGGCGAGCGCCGCAATGGCTGGCGCGTGCAGTTGATCCCTTGGGCCGGGATGTTCGTGGGGGCGGTGATCGGTGCGCTGCTGGAGCAGCAACTGGGGCTCAAGGCGCTGATCGTCAGCGGTGTATTGGCGGGGCTGCTGGGGCTGGTATCGCTGAAGATCCCTCGGCGCTGGCACCTGGGCTTCATGCCACGCTGA
- a CDS encoding AzlD domain-containing protein, translated as MIYIMIVAMGLVVFLNRYLFIEPRLPVRLNRGAREFLGFAVPGMLTAICGPIIFLADHQLNLSPANPYLLAGISAVALMFWTRNVLMTVLLSMGLFYLFRWLL; from the coding sequence ATGATCTACATCATGATTGTGGCCATGGGCCTGGTGGTGTTTCTCAACCGTTACCTGTTTATCGAGCCGCGCCTGCCGGTGCGCCTCAACCGTGGCGCGCGGGAGTTTCTGGGATTCGCGGTGCCGGGGATGCTCACGGCGATTTGCGGGCCGATCATTTTCCTGGCTGACCACCAGCTCAACCTGAGCCCGGCCAACCCTTACCTGCTGGCGGGTATCAGCGCCGTGGCGTTAATGTTCTGGACGCGCAATGTGTTGATGACGGTGCTGCTGAGCATGGGGTTGTTCTATCTGTTCCGCTGGCTGCTCTGA
- a CDS encoding AzlC family ABC transporter permease — protein MPTALPHYAFARGAIAVIPLSLACAPWGLLAGSMAIDAQFSPLEAQGLSAIVFAGAAQLVAIGMVKSGASLISIVLTTLLLTSQHLLYGMHLRPVLSPLKTRWRMSLGFLLTDEFFALVSHYDRETFNRWYALGVGLTFYIAWNLFTLAGIVLGKSIPGLDQLGLEFSIAATFIALITPVVRDIPTVICVAVSLLFSVWLSFLHWESAVVVSGLLGMSAGYACKRLGVGQQ, from the coding sequence ATGCCTACTGCCTTACCTCATTACGCCTTCGCTCGCGGCGCCATTGCCGTGATTCCCTTGTCCCTGGCCTGCGCGCCCTGGGGACTGTTGGCCGGTTCCATGGCCATCGATGCGCAATTCAGCCCGTTGGAAGCCCAAGGCCTGTCTGCCATCGTATTCGCCGGTGCGGCGCAACTGGTTGCCATCGGCATGGTCAAGAGTGGCGCCAGCCTGATTTCCATCGTGCTGACCACTTTGCTGCTGACCTCCCAGCATTTGCTGTATGGCATGCACTTGCGGCCGGTCCTTTCTCCCCTCAAGACCCGCTGGCGCATGAGCCTGGGCTTTCTGCTGACCGACGAATTCTTTGCGCTGGTGAGTCACTATGACCGCGAGACCTTCAATCGCTGGTATGCCTTGGGCGTGGGCCTGACGTTCTATATCGCCTGGAACCTGTTCACCCTGGCCGGCATCGTGCTCGGCAAGAGCATTCCCGGTCTCGACCAGCTGGGCCTGGAATTCTCCATCGCCGCCACCTTCATTGCGTTGATTACGCCGGTGGTGCGTGACATTCCCACGGTGATCTGTGTGGCGGTGTCGTTGTTGTTCTCGGTGTGGCTGAGTTTCCTGCATTGGGAGTCGGCGGTGGTGGTGTCCGGCCTGTTGGGCATGAGTGCAGGGTATGCCTGCAAGCGACTGGGAGTGGGGCAGCAATGA
- a CDS encoding metalloregulator ArsR/SmtB family transcription factor, with amino-acid sequence MSDLISPPALFKCLADATRARLTLLILREGELCVCELIHALDDSQPKISRHLAQLRSCGLLQDRRQGQWIYYRINPALPEWVTQVLHTTLQANQPWLHNDALRLDAMGDRPQRPSSCC; translated from the coding sequence ATGTCGGACCTCATCTCGCCACCCGCCCTGTTCAAATGCCTGGCCGATGCAACCCGGGCACGCCTGACGTTGTTGATCCTGCGCGAAGGCGAACTTTGCGTGTGCGAACTGATCCATGCCTTGGACGACAGCCAGCCAAAAATCTCCCGGCACCTGGCGCAACTGCGCAGCTGCGGGTTGCTGCAGGACCGTCGTCAGGGTCAATGGATCTACTACCGCATCAATCCTGCGCTGCCCGAGTGGGTGACGCAGGTGCTGCACACCACCCTGCAAGCCAACCAGCCCTGGTTGCACAACGACGCACTGCGTCTGGATGCAATGGGCGACCGACCACAACGGCCCAGCAGCTGCTGCTGA
- a CDS encoding arsenic transporter, which translates to MLVAIAIFIFTIVLVIWQPKGLGVGWSATLGAILALACGVISLADIPVVWHIIWNATGTFVALIIISLLLDEAGFFAWTALHVARWGRGRGRRLFAYMVLLGALVSALFANDGAALILTPIVMSMLLALRFSPAATLAFVMGAGFIADTASLPLVVSNLVNIVSADYFKIGFNEYAAVMVPVNFVSVAATLAVLLWFFRRDIPQTYDPADLEDPASAVHDRATFRAGWWVLGILLVGCFALEPLGIPISAISAACALLLLVIAAKGHKISTRKVLKEAPWQIVIFSLGMYLVVYGLRNAGLTTYLATWLDTFATYGVWGAAMGTGVLTALLSSAMNNLPTVLIGALSIESSHAVGVVKDAMIYANVIGSDLGPKITPIGSLATLLWLHILARKGISITWGYYFKVGIVLTLPVLLITLAALALRLSF; encoded by the coding sequence ATGCTTGTCGCCATTGCGATTTTTATCTTCACCATTGTTCTGGTCATCTGGCAGCCCAAGGGCCTGGGCGTCGGCTGGAGCGCAACCCTGGGCGCGATCCTGGCCCTGGCCTGCGGCGTGATCAGCCTGGCCGACATTCCGGTGGTGTGGCACATCATCTGGAATGCCACCGGCACTTTTGTCGCGCTGATCATCATCAGCCTGCTGCTGGATGAGGCCGGTTTTTTTGCCTGGACCGCCTTGCATGTGGCGCGTTGGGGGCGGGGGCGCGGCCGGCGCTTGTTCGCTTATATGGTGCTGCTGGGTGCGCTGGTGTCGGCGTTGTTTGCCAACGACGGGGCGGCGTTGATCCTGACGCCCATCGTGATGTCGATGCTGCTGGCCCTGCGCTTTTCCCCGGCGGCGACCCTGGCGTTTGTCATGGGCGCGGGGTTTATCGCCGATACCGCGAGCCTGCCGCTGGTGGTGTCGAACCTGGTGAACATCGTCTCGGCCGACTATTTCAAGATCGGTTTCAACGAATACGCCGCCGTGATGGTGCCGGTGAACTTCGTCAGCGTCGCGGCCACCCTGGCGGTGCTGCTGTGGTTCTTCCGCCGCGATATTCCACAAACCTACGACCCGGCCGACCTGGAAGACCCTGCCAGCGCCGTCCACGACCGCGCCACCTTCCGCGCCGGGTGGTGGGTGCTGGGTATCCTGTTGGTGGGGTGCTTCGCTCTGGAGCCGCTGGGCATTCCGATCAGTGCGATTTCCGCCGCCTGTGCCCTGCTGTTGCTGGTGATCGCTGCCAAGGGACACAAGATTTCCACGCGCAAAGTGCTGAAGGAAGCACCGTGGCAGATCGTGATCTTTTCCCTGGGCATGTACCTGGTGGTCTACGGCCTGCGCAACGCCGGCCTCACCACCTACCTGGCCACCTGGCTCGACACGTTCGCCACCTACGGCGTGTGGGGCGCGGCCATGGGCACCGGTGTGCTGACGGCGTTGCTGTCGTCGGCGATGAACAACTTGCCGACGGTGTTGATCGGTGCACTGTCCATCGAATCCAGCCATGCCGTGGGTGTAGTCAAGGACGCGATGATCTACGCCAACGTGATCGGCAGCGACCTCGGCCCGAAGATCACCCCTATCGGCAGCCTGGCCACGTTGCTGTGGCTGCACATCCTGGCGCGCAAGGGCATCTCTATCACCTGGGGCTACTACTTCAAGGTCGGCATCGTGCTGACCCTGCCGGTGCTGTTGATCACCCTCGCCGCCCTCGCCTTGCGCCTGAGTTTCTAA
- a CDS encoding arsenate reductase ArsC → MKVLFMCTANSCRSILSEAMFNHLAPEGFEAISSGSFPKGQVLPRSLSTLQAAGISTEGLYSKGNDAFEGSPPDVVITVCDKAAGEACPVYFGPAVKAHWGLDDPSDVQGDDASVQAAFDATLKTIATRCRAFFVLPFDELSPADLKAELARIAQL, encoded by the coding sequence ATGAAAGTCCTGTTCATGTGTACCGCCAACAGCTGCCGCAGCATTTTGTCCGAAGCGATGTTCAACCACCTGGCGCCTGAAGGTTTCGAGGCGATCAGTTCGGGCAGCTTTCCCAAGGGCCAGGTGCTGCCACGCAGCTTGAGTACGTTGCAGGCGGCCGGGATCAGTACCGAAGGGCTGTACAGCAAGGGCAACGACGCCTTCGAAGGCAGCCCGCCGGATGTGGTCATTACCGTGTGCGACAAGGCCGCCGGCGAAGCCTGCCCCGTGTATTTCGGGCCGGCAGTTAAAGCGCACTGGGGGTTGGACGACCCGTCGGATGTCCAGGGTGACGACGCCAGTGTGCAAGCGGCATTCGACGCCACGCTGAAGACCATCGCCACACGTTGCCGGGCGTTTTTCGTCCTGCCCTTCGACGAACTCAGCCCTGCCGACCTCAAGGCGGAACTTGCGCGTATTGCGCAGTTGTAA
- a CDS encoding helix-turn-helix transcriptional regulator, with protein MSAVQHAWLGSYEVSSTTCTGLTFARHSHDECVIGVNLVGEEKVWLDRREFHAGPGAITLYNPGQIQGGGAADGAPWHFVSLYATADQLAADLGLVHLEFDRALCVQPELALRLAAAIKGALSGDALVRDVNEDALVLLLGEVVKISGVRLPGSASLGKPLISRAQELLAEHLHQPLTLDHLGGELGLSKFHLLRAFQKETGLTPREWAMQLRTRRAKGLLRNGVPAGEAAHDLGFADQSHLNRHFRAAYGITPGHYQSTVKR; from the coding sequence ATGAGCGCCGTGCAACACGCCTGGCTGGGCAGCTATGAAGTCAGCAGCACCACCTGCACCGGCCTGACCTTTGCCCGCCACAGCCATGATGAATGTGTGATCGGCGTGAACCTGGTAGGCGAGGAAAAGGTCTGGCTGGATCGCCGTGAGTTCCACGCCGGCCCCGGCGCCATCACCTTGTACAATCCCGGCCAGATTCAAGGCGGCGGTGCGGCCGATGGTGCGCCCTGGCACTTCGTGAGCTTGTACGCCACGGCGGATCAATTGGCGGCGGACCTGGGGCTGGTGCATCTGGAATTTGACCGTGCTTTGTGTGTTCAGCCCGAGCTTGCCCTGCGACTGGCCGCCGCGATCAAGGGAGCGCTAAGCGGTGACGCGCTGGTTCGCGACGTGAATGAAGACGCGTTGGTACTGCTGTTGGGTGAGGTGGTCAAGATCAGCGGCGTACGCCTGCCCGGCAGCGCCAGCCTCGGCAAACCTCTGATCAGCCGCGCCCAGGAATTGCTCGCCGAACACCTGCATCAACCCCTGACCCTGGACCACCTGGGCGGCGAACTGGGGCTGTCCAAATTCCACCTGCTGCGTGCCTTCCAGAAAGAAACCGGGCTGACGCCTCGGGAGTGGGCCATGCAGTTGCGTACCCGTCGCGCCAAAGGCCTGTTGCGCAATGGCGTCCCCGCTGGCGAGGCGGCCCACGACCTGGGCTTCGCCGACCAGAGTCACCTGAACCGGCATTTCCGGGCGGCCTACGGCATCACCCCTGGCCACTACCAAAGCACCGTTAAACGCTGA
- a CDS encoding LysE family transporter, with translation MLTIFFYALIFGFVFCLSPGAVLAETLRRGLLHGFTPALLVQFGSLVGDAVWAVIGLTGIALLIQHDAVRVPLTVVCALYLAWLGVRSLVDAWHLPQPDSAPASTRQNALAVGAAISLANPKNIVYWGALGSALSGIVGTTPSHGQTLMFFAGFMLASILSCFLIAALVNLLRQNASPTWQRISYAACGLVLIYLALLAWQGL, from the coding sequence ATGCTGACGATCTTTTTTTATGCACTGATATTCGGTTTTGTGTTTTGCCTCTCCCCCGGCGCCGTGCTCGCGGAGACCCTGCGCCGTGGCTTGCTGCATGGCTTTACACCGGCCCTGCTGGTGCAGTTCGGCTCACTGGTGGGCGATGCCGTGTGGGCAGTGATCGGCCTGACCGGGATCGCCCTGCTGATCCAGCATGACGCGGTGCGTGTGCCGTTGACGGTGGTGTGTGCGTTGTACCTGGCCTGGCTGGGCGTACGCAGCCTGGTCGATGCCTGGCACCTGCCACAACCGGACAGCGCGCCCGCCAGCACCCGGCAAAATGCCCTGGCGGTAGGCGCCGCAATTTCCCTGGCCAACCCGAAGAACATCGTCTACTGGGGCGCACTGGGCAGTGCGCTGTCGGGGATTGTCGGCACCACGCCCAGCCACGGGCAGACGCTGATGTTCTTTGCCGGGTTCATGCTCGCGTCGATCTTGTCATGTTTTCTGATTGCCGCTCTGGTCAACCTGTTGCGTCAGAACGCCTCGCCCACTTGGCAGCGCATCAGTTATGCCGCGTGTGGACTGGTGCTGATCTACCTGGCGCTGCTGGCCTGGCAAGGCCTCTGA
- a CDS encoding MFS transporter: MFDVLGNKTYRRLFFAQVMALIGTGLTTVALGLLVFELAGDQAGTVLGTALAIKVLAYIGVAPVAAAFAERLPRRAMLVGLDLTRALVALALPFVTEVWQVYLLIFMLQSASAAFTPTFQATIPDILTDEAQYTKALSLARLAYDMESVASPILAAMLLSVISFHSLFAGTSMGFVVSALLVSSVLLPQAQVTLRRGIYDRTTRGLRIFLATPRLRGLLALNLAVAAASAMVIVNSVVLVQAGFALPQRFTAFALAAFGAGSMMAALVLPRLLARLSDRVAMLSGGGLLILGLSVGVYLSDYRQLLVLWWVLGLGYSLAQTPGGRLLRRSAHAEDRPALFAAQFALSHICWLVTYPLAGWLSANFGMSQTFASLAFVATLALIACASLWRPEHEQAVVLHEHPDLPAGHPHLVHPAAGVHRHAYVIDDLHRRWPA, translated from the coding sequence ATGTTCGATGTACTTGGCAACAAAACCTACCGTCGCCTGTTCTTCGCCCAGGTGATGGCCCTGATCGGCACCGGCTTGACCACCGTCGCCCTGGGGCTGCTGGTGTTCGAGCTGGCAGGTGATCAGGCCGGCACCGTGTTGGGGACCGCATTGGCGATCAAGGTGCTGGCCTACATCGGGGTAGCGCCGGTGGCGGCCGCCTTTGCCGAGCGCTTGCCGCGCCGGGCGATGCTGGTGGGCCTGGACCTGACACGCGCGCTGGTCGCGCTGGCGTTGCCCTTCGTCACCGAGGTGTGGCAGGTCTATCTGCTGATTTTTATGCTGCAGTCCGCTTCGGCGGCGTTCACGCCGACGTTCCAGGCGACCATCCCCGACATCCTCACCGATGAGGCGCAGTACACCAAGGCGCTGTCCCTGGCGCGCCTGGCCTATGACATGGAAAGTGTGGCCAGCCCGATCCTGGCCGCGATGCTGTTGAGCGTCATCAGCTTCCACAGCCTGTTCGCCGGGACCTCGATGGGGTTTGTGGTTTCGGCCCTGCTGGTGTCGTCGGTGCTTTTGCCGCAAGCCCAGGTGACGCTGCGGCGCGGTATCTATGACCGCACCACCCGAGGTTTGCGGATTTTTCTGGCAACGCCGCGCCTGCGCGGTCTGCTGGCACTGAACCTGGCGGTGGCGGCTGCCAGTGCGATGGTCATCGTCAACAGCGTGGTGCTGGTGCAGGCCGGGTTTGCCTTGCCGCAACGCTTCACGGCATTCGCGCTGGCCGCGTTTGGCGCCGGTTCGATGATGGCGGCGCTGGTGTTGCCGAGGTTGCTGGCGCGTCTCAGCGACCGTGTGGCCATGCTGTCGGGCGGTGGGCTGCTGATCCTGGGGCTCAGTGTAGGCGTGTATCTATCGGATTACCGGCAACTGCTGGTGCTGTGGTGGGTGCTGGGGCTGGGCTATTCCCTGGCGCAAACCCCGGGCGGGCGCTTGCTGCGCCGCTCCGCCCATGCCGAGGACCGGCCGGCGCTGTTTGCCGCGCAATTTGCGTTGTCGCACATCTGCTGGCTGGTGACGTACCCGCTGGCCGGCTGGCTCAGTGCCAACTTCGGCATGTCGCAGACGTTTGCCAGCCTGGCCTTTGTGGCCACCCTGGCATTGATCGCGTGCGCCAGCCTGTGGCGACCGGAGCATGAGCAAGCGGTGGTGCTGCATGAACACCCTGACCTGCCAGCCGGCCACCCGCACCTGGTCCACCCGGCAGCCGGTGTGCACAGACACGCGTATGTGATCGACGACCTGCACCGCCGCTGGCCAGCCTGA
- a CDS encoding metal-sensing transcriptional repressor — translation MSEHVHQTHEAIVKRLKRAEGHLRSITSMIEAQRPCVDIAQQLHAVEKAVCQAKRTLIQDHIDHCLEGSVTLDGQASLAELKQLTKYL, via the coding sequence ATGAGCGAACATGTCCACCAAACCCATGAAGCCATCGTCAAACGCCTCAAGCGTGCCGAAGGTCATTTGCGCAGCATTACCAGCATGATCGAGGCGCAGCGCCCGTGCGTGGATATCGCCCAGCAACTGCACGCGGTGGAGAAGGCGGTCTGCCAGGCCAAGCGCACGCTGATCCAGGACCATATCGACCATTGCCTCGAAGGCAGTGTGACGCTGGATGGCCAGGCTTCGCTGGCTGAGCTCAAGCAACTGACCAAATACCTATAG